The Cyclobacteriaceae bacterium genome includes a region encoding these proteins:
- a CDS encoding DUF4198 domain-containing protein: MKRKLTVTFLIIFGASLAQAHEFWLQPKKYRYKVGEEMKVDFMVGESFEGEFWDLNRHKVEKLQMHSGATVKDLSKDIKKTAGNNLSYKFDKEGTHLMVLESNSAYIEMEADKFNDYLKEDGIDNILAERTKNNQLERPSKEFYKRYAKLLVQAGAKTDETFRKRMGFRYEIIPLANPYTLKTGDYLQCRVLWEGKPAPHTMVKVWSHIGKKSFLTDIYSEDDGTIKFPISSNGSWMVSSVKMIASETEGAEYQSLWTSLVFAID; encoded by the coding sequence ACGTTCCTCATAATTTTTGGCGCCTCTCTTGCACAGGCGCACGAATTCTGGCTACAACCGAAAAAGTATCGCTATAAAGTCGGGGAGGAGATGAAAGTTGATTTTATGGTAGGAGAAAGTTTTGAGGGAGAATTCTGGGACTTGAACCGTCATAAAGTTGAGAAACTACAAATGCATTCCGGTGCAACTGTAAAAGATCTTTCAAAAGACATTAAGAAGACGGCAGGCAATAATCTTTCTTACAAGTTTGATAAAGAGGGAACTCACTTAATGGTATTGGAAAGCAACAGCGCTTACATTGAAATGGAGGCAGACAAATTCAATGATTATCTTAAAGAGGATGGTATTGATAATATCCTTGCAGAGCGCACAAAGAACAATCAGCTGGAAAGGCCTTCGAAAGAATTTTATAAACGTTATGCAAAGCTTCTTGTGCAGGCCGGCGCTAAAACCGATGAAACTTTCAGGAAGCGGATGGGATTCAGATATGAAATCATTCCTCTTGCCAATCCTTACACGCTGAAGACGGGAGATTATCTTCAGTGCAGAGTGCTGTGGGAAGGAAAACCTGCTCCTCACACGATGGTGAAAGTTTGGAGTCATATCGGTAAAAAATCCTTCTTAACAGACATTTATTCTGAGGATGATGGAACGATAAAGTTTCCTATCAGCTCCAACGGATCCTGGATGGTGTCTTCCGTCAAGATGATTGCATCAGAAACAGAAGGTGCAGAATACCAAAGCCTGTGGACCAGCCTTGTGTTTGCTATTGATTGA
- a CDS encoding TonB family protein: MKYLLFLALTLLVSQSFAQSKRFFDNSDIQTDSANSYYYVLSMIDVDTKQYNSISYYTKTNTIYFNEGPLNENGTRLRTFYYPNGVEKASGSFKGSRPIGLVKAYYSNGKQQSELIFEEFKLMQKTDPILGIIDYWDSLGNPIIVAGKGYCNCNLNPFTNRVIIEEGNVAEGTKMGEWKGYDRVELSDFSETYDQGILVSGVSHHNKQNFKYDKIEKSSLPVDGLAAFYAGVAEKVKYPVRARRKGIEGTVYIEFVVSRDGNLSNFKVLRGIDAECDREALRVVSASSKWNPALVRGRPVKQVFALPVIFKLK; the protein is encoded by the coding sequence ATGAAATATCTCCTGTTCCTGGCCTTAACCTTGTTAGTAAGTCAGAGCTTCGCTCAGAGTAAAAGATTTTTTGACAACAGCGACATTCAGACCGATAGCGCAAATTCGTATTACTATGTATTGTCGATGATTGATGTAGATACGAAACAGTACAACAGCATCTCTTACTATACCAAAACAAATACGATCTATTTTAATGAAGGCCCTCTCAATGAGAACGGAACCCGGCTTCGCACTTTCTATTACCCGAACGGAGTGGAAAAGGCCAGCGGTTCTTTTAAGGGATCCCGGCCTATCGGACTTGTAAAAGCATACTATTCAAATGGCAAACAGCAATCAGAGCTTATCTTCGAAGAATTCAAACTCATGCAGAAAACGGATCCCATCCTTGGGATCATCGATTATTGGGATTCGCTTGGCAATCCCATCATCGTAGCAGGGAAAGGCTACTGCAATTGCAATCTCAATCCATTCACAAACAGAGTTATCATAGAAGAAGGAAATGTAGCAGAAGGAACAAAAATGGGAGAGTGGAAAGGATATGATCGCGTTGAACTTTCTGATTTCAGTGAAACCTATGATCAGGGAATTCTTGTTTCAGGTGTCAGTCACCATAACAAACAGAATTTTAAGTATGATAAGATTGAAAAGAGTAGTTTGCCGGTAGATGGACTTGCGGCTTTCTATGCCGGCGTCGCTGAAAAAGTAAAATATCCTGTTCGCGCAAGAAGAAAAGGAATCGAAGGGACTGTCTATATTGAGTTTGTTGTAAGCCGGGATGGAAATTTAAGCAACTTCAAAGTGCTGAGAGGCATTGATGCAGAGTGCGATCGGGAAGCATTGAGAGTAGTTTCCGCTTCTTCCAAATGGAATCCTGCATTGGTAAGAGGCAGGCCTGTCAAACAGGTGTTTGCTTTGCCTGTTATCTTTAAATTAAAATAA
- a CDS encoding RidA family protein encodes MDQQFSSDKAPEPVGSYPHARAIGNLLFLSGVGPRKRGTKVIPGVTLNELGDIESYNIETQCHSVFENVKLILEASGSRWENLIDVTVYLTNMKDDFATFNRIYSEYFKENQPCRTTVEVNALPTPIAIELKCIASLEK; translated from the coding sequence ATGGATCAGCAATTTTCTTCTGACAAAGCTCCGGAGCCGGTGGGCAGTTATCCTCATGCAAGAGCAATCGGCAACTTGTTGTTCTTATCCGGCGTTGGTCCACGAAAGCGTGGAACAAAAGTAATTCCTGGTGTAACACTCAATGAGCTTGGTGATATTGAATCTTACAATATCGAAACCCAATGTCATTCAGTATTTGAAAATGTAAAATTGATACTGGAGGCTTCCGGCTCCCGGTGGGAAAATCTGATAGATGTGACGGTTTATCTCACCAACATGAAAGATGACTTTGCCACTTTCAACAGGATCTATTCAGAGTACTTTAAGGAAAATCAACCTTGCAGAACTACTGTGGAGGTAAATGCCCTACCCACGCCGATCGCAATTGAATTGAAATGTATTGCTTCCCTGGAGAAGTGA
- a CDS encoding iron-sulfur cluster assembly accessory protein, whose amino-acid sequence MISVTEKAKERIIELRKEEGREPNNNIRVSVKGGGCSGLMYDLNFDDQIKPVDQIFEDKGIKILVDKKSLLYLLGTTLDFSDGLNGKGFQFVNPNASRTCGCGESFAV is encoded by the coding sequence ATGATCAGCGTAACAGAAAAGGCAAAAGAAAGAATTATCGAGCTTCGTAAAGAAGAAGGTCGTGAGCCTAATAATAATATACGTGTTTCCGTAAAGGGCGGCGGCTGCTCAGGCTTGATGTATGATTTGAATTTTGATGATCAGATAAAACCGGTAGATCAGATCTTCGAAGACAAGGGAATTAAAATTCTTGTCGATAAAAAAAGTCTTCTTTACCTGCTTGGTACTACTCTTGATTTCTCAGACGGACTCAATGGAAAGGGATTTCAGTTCGTGAATCCGAATGCGTCGAGAACATGTGGATGCGGAGAGAGTTTCGCCGTATAG